A section of the bacterium SCSIO 12696 genome encodes:
- a CDS encoding HlyD family type I secretion periplasmic adaptor subunit: MSYSSEAMLQQSPLMSRLLLWIAGVFLLIMVVWAAFANIDEFTRGDGKIVPSSDIQIVQNLEGGILTDLMVTEGQLVEPGEALLNIDDKTFSADFGELTLEITQLSMRAARLRAEADSTSLDAELAKLSGEKPDEIVSEQRQLYLARQREFSSKASALKQKVAQKKQELSAAIASRDNLSRSYQLQLEELELNRPLVEDGAVSQVEFLRLQRQTNDQLGELEKVKLEIPQLRSAILEAEQTAAGFAEEFSSKARSELTEVLAELQLKQGSSQSLEDKVLRRIVRSPVKGMVKQLKVKTIGGVIRPGMDLVEIVPVEDSLLVDARIRPSDIAFIHPGQAALIKFTAYDYSIHGGLDAEVVHISPDTIIDEEGESYYQVRLKTAGAYIGSGDQELPIIPGMVVNVDILTGQKTVLDYVLKPILKMRELALRER, translated from the coding sequence ATGTCGTACTCCTCAGAGGCGATGTTGCAGCAGTCTCCGCTGATGAGTCGGTTGTTGCTGTGGATTGCGGGAGTTTTTTTACTGATCATGGTGGTTTGGGCCGCGTTTGCGAATATCGACGAGTTCACCCGGGGTGATGGCAAGATTGTGCCTTCCAGTGATATTCAGATTGTGCAAAACCTTGAAGGTGGAATATTGACCGATTTAATGGTCACAGAGGGCCAGCTGGTTGAGCCTGGAGAAGCGCTGCTCAATATTGACGATAAAACCTTTTCGGCCGATTTTGGCGAGTTGACTCTTGAGATTACTCAGCTCTCAATGCGTGCAGCACGCTTGCGTGCGGAAGCTGACAGCACTAGCCTGGATGCCGAGTTGGCCAAACTGTCTGGTGAAAAGCCGGATGAAATTGTGTCTGAGCAGCGCCAGCTTTACCTTGCTCGGCAGCGAGAATTCAGTTCTAAGGCCAGTGCGTTAAAACAAAAGGTCGCTCAGAAAAAGCAAGAGCTGTCCGCGGCAATCGCCTCTCGTGATAACTTGTCTCGCAGTTACCAGTTGCAGCTCGAAGAGCTTGAATTAAACCGCCCCTTGGTGGAAGACGGTGCTGTCTCACAAGTGGAATTTTTACGCTTGCAGCGACAAACCAATGATCAGTTGGGCGAACTGGAAAAGGTAAAGCTGGAAATCCCTCAGTTGCGTTCGGCCATTCTTGAGGCAGAGCAAACAGCGGCGGGTTTTGCTGAGGAGTTTTCCAGCAAAGCGCGCAGCGAATTAACCGAAGTGCTGGCTGAATTGCAGCTCAAGCAGGGCAGCAGTCAATCCCTTGAAGACAAAGTACTGCGGCGTATCGTCCGCTCTCCCGTTAAAGGCATGGTAAAACAGCTGAAGGTGAAAACCATCGGTGGTGTTATCCGACCGGGAATGGATTTGGTTGAAATCGTACCAGTGGAAGACTCGCTGCTTGTTGATGCTCGCATTCGACCGTCGGATATTGCCTTTATCCACCCCGGACAGGCAGCGTTGATTAAATTTACTGCCTACGACTATTCCATTCACGGTGGGTTGGATGCCGAGGTTGTCCATATCAGCCCTGACACTATTATTGACGAAGAGGGTGAGAGCTACTATCAGGTTCGACTGAAAACCGCAGGTGCCTATATTGGCAGTGGTGATCAGGAGCTGCCCATTATTCCGGGAATGGTGGTGAATGTAGATATCCTCACCGGTCAAAAAACCGTTCTGGACTATGTGCTCAAACCTATCCTGAAGATGCGCGAACTCGCTCTACGCGAGCGCTAA
- a CDS encoding TolC family outer membrane protein, with translation MAKHTLLSFFTLAAIAIAGVPASAGTLSLEEAVNIALQSNPEIRTEQREVDARDREVRQALAGYYPTLDLVAAYGFQERDPVVGRNPFTGELPAGRTRNELDRSEVQLNLRQLVFDGFRTQSEHRNQKARLKSAQHRTYSVAEDVSLRVVQAYIDVLNRQQILDVAKESLAFHEDVYQRMEKRFDSGAGSKADLSQISGRLALAKTNLVTASNNLLDSRINFQRVVGRFPEEGELVTPGSYASALSGSVEEAVSRAVNNHPLLKTAEADVEAVSATYKQTKSAFLPSLHIEAQRDWNDNINGVEGRIDDTQVLLRLRYNIFNGQADVARKQQFAYLVEQAREIRNNARRAVEEELRLAWSSREALAQQLPALKTHMEDSLSTRDSYTQQFDLGRRTLLDLLNTENEYIDARIAYQQAWHQVLFSEYRIFRATGDLLGTLGAQL, from the coding sequence ATGGCAAAGCACACATTGCTTTCGTTTTTTACCCTCGCCGCAATCGCTATTGCGGGAGTACCGGCCTCAGCGGGTACTTTATCGTTGGAGGAAGCAGTTAATATCGCACTGCAGAGCAACCCGGAAATTCGCACCGAGCAGAGAGAGGTCGATGCCCGTGATCGCGAAGTGCGTCAGGCGCTGGCGGGGTATTACCCAACCCTGGACCTGGTGGCTGCTTATGGGTTTCAGGAACGAGACCCAGTTGTCGGTCGCAACCCATTTACCGGCGAACTGCCTGCAGGGCGTACGCGTAATGAGCTGGATCGCAGTGAAGTGCAATTAAACCTGCGTCAATTGGTGTTTGATGGATTTCGTACCCAAAGCGAACACCGCAACCAGAAAGCCCGTCTGAAAAGTGCTCAGCACCGGACTTACTCTGTTGCCGAAGATGTGTCCTTGCGTGTCGTCCAAGCCTACATCGATGTGCTCAATCGCCAGCAAATACTGGATGTGGCCAAAGAGTCTCTGGCATTCCATGAAGATGTTTACCAACGTATGGAAAAGCGTTTTGATTCTGGTGCTGGCAGTAAAGCCGATCTGAGCCAGATCTCTGGCCGTCTGGCGTTGGCAAAAACTAATCTGGTGACTGCTTCCAACAACTTGCTGGATTCGCGCATTAATTTCCAACGTGTGGTTGGACGTTTTCCTGAAGAAGGTGAATTGGTCACCCCTGGCAGTTACGCCAGCGCCTTGTCTGGCAGCGTTGAAGAAGCGGTTTCCCGAGCTGTTAATAATCACCCGCTGCTAAAAACCGCCGAAGCTGACGTCGAAGCAGTTAGTGCAACCTATAAGCAAACCAAAAGTGCATTCCTGCCATCGCTTCACATTGAAGCTCAACGGGACTGGAATGACAACATCAATGGTGTAGAGGGTCGCATTGACGATACTCAAGTATTGCTGCGTCTGCGCTATAACATCTTCAATGGGCAAGCTGATGTGGCCAGAAAACAACAGTTTGCGTATCTGGTGGAACAAGCTCGCGAAATTCGTAACAACGCCCGTCGCGCGGTAGAAGAAGAATTACGTTTGGCCTGGTCTTCAAGAGAAGCGTTGGCTCAACAACTGCCTGCGTTGAAAACCCACATGGAAGATTCACTGTCCACCAGAGACTCCTATACCCAACAGTTTGACCTGGGTCGCAGAACTTTGCTGGATTTGTTG